The Streptomyces sp. NBC_00459 DNA segment CAAGCGACGTAAGTCATCGTCTTCGTCGTCGGACCGGGGCGCGATGAGCCTGCGCCGACGAGGCGAACGCGGTGACCGAGGGGCCGTGACCCTCGAATTCGCGGGCATGTTCCCGCTGTTGCTCGTCGTGATGAGCATCCTGTGGCAGTGCGTGCTCTACGGCTACACGTACTCGTTGGCCGGCAACGCGGCGGACGAGGCGGCCCGCGCGGCAACGGCGGCGTACGCCCTCGACCCCGGCGGCTACGAGGGGGCCTGCGAGAGCGCGGGCGGCGAGCACCTCCCCGGAGCCTGGAGCGGCGCCGCGATCAACTGCGGTCCCGAGGGGCCGGTCATGAAGGCCACCGTCAGCGCCCAAGTACCCCTGTTCTTCCCGGGGTTCGACGTCAACTGGACGGTGAACGGCGAGGCGGGGGCGGCGCTGGAGGGGGACGAGGACTGATGAGGACGAGGCCGAGGAGCCTTCGGGGCCGACTCGCGAACCGCGTCCGGGAGGGCGGGGACCGGGGTTCCTCCATCCTGGAGTTCACCGGTTTCCTCCCGATCCTCATCATCATCGGCCTGGCCTGCATCCAGCTCGGCCTGATCGGCTACGGCATCAACCAGGCCGGTACGGGAGCCCGCGCGGCAGCTCGGGCCGCCTCCCTCGACGGCGACGGGGTGGCGGCGGGCGCCGCCTCCGTCAGCGACTGGCTCGACCCGGACGTGGACGCGCCTCTGGGCGCGGGCGACACGACCACCGCGACCGTGACCGTCCATGTCCCCGCGATCATCCCGCTCTTCGACGAGTGGGACGTGCAACGCTCCGCCACCATGCCCAACGACGAAGACGGCTGACCGACCGCCCCGCCGATTGATCCACTGACCGAGTTCACCGACCGAAGCCACCGACCGAGCGATCAACGCAAGCCGACCTGAGAGGAGTTGAGACAGAGACCATGAGCCTGCGCTCCCGCATAGCCTCCGCCGACGACAACGCCAACGGCAACGGAACCGCGCGTGAGGACGGCCATCTCGTCGCCGTCTACCGTGCCAAGCTCCTCGAAGAGATCGACCTCGCCGAGATGTCCAGCCTCGCGGCAGCGGAACGCCGTGTCCGGCTGGAACGCGTCCTCGGCCACATCATCAGCCGCGAGGGCCCGGTCCTCTCCTCCGCCGAACGCTCCCAGCTCATCCGGCGAGTGGTCGACGAAGCCCTCGGCCTCGGCGTCCTCGAACCGCTCCTCGCCGACGCGTCGATCACCGAGATCATGGTCAACGGCCCCGACTCGATCTTCGTGGAACGGGCAGGCCGAGTCGAACAGCTCCCCATGCGCTTCGCGTCGAGCGAGCAGCTGATGCAGACCATCGAGCGGATCGTCTCCACGGTCAACAGGCGGGTGGACGAGTCGAATCCGATGGTCGACGCCCGCCTGCCCACCGGCGAACGCGTCAACGTCATCATCCCGCCACTCTCCCTCACCGGCCCGACGCTCACCATCCGCCGCTTCCCCCGCGCCTACACGCTCCCGGAGTTGATCGGCCTCGGTTCGCTGGACGAGCAGATGCTGATGCTCCTCGCCGCGTTCGTCCGGGCCCGCTTCAACGTCATCGTCAGCGGCGGCACGGGCACCGGCAAGACGACGCTCCTCAACGCACTCTCCGGTCTGGTCCCCTCCCACGAACGCATCATCACCATCGAGGACTCGGCCGAACTCCAGCTCCAGCAGGAGCATGTGATCCGCCTCGAATCGCGCCCGGCGAACGTGGAGGGCAAGGGCCAGATCACCATCCGCGACCTGGTCCGCAACTCCCTGCGCATGCGCCCCGACCGCATCATCGTCGGTGAGGTCCGAGGCGGCGAGACCCTCGACATGCTCCAGGCGATGTCCACGGGCCATGACGGTTCCCTGGCCACCGTCCACGCCAACTCGGCTGAGGACGCGCTGATGCGCCTGCAGACCCTGGGCTCGATGTCCGAAGTGATGATCCCCTTCGAGGCGTTGAAGGACCAGATCAACTCGGCGGTCGACGTGGTCGTCCAACTCGCCCGCCACGTCGACGGCACCCGCCGGATCGCCGAGATCGCCCTGTTGGTGTCCCACGGCCGCGAACAGTTCCGCATCGCGACGGTCTCCCGCTACGTCTCGCGCCCGACCGGCCCCGACCGTGTCGTCCAGGGCTACTTCGAACACCTCCCGG contains these protein-coding regions:
- a CDS encoding TadE/TadG family type IV pilus assembly protein, with product MRTRPRSLRGRLANRVREGGDRGSSILEFTGFLPILIIIGLACIQLGLIGYGINQAGTGARAAARAASLDGDGVAAGAASVSDWLDPDVDAPLGAGDTTTATVTVHVPAIIPLFDEWDVQRSATMPNDEDG
- a CDS encoding CpaF family protein: MSLRSRIASADDNANGNGTAREDGHLVAVYRAKLLEEIDLAEMSSLAAAERRVRLERVLGHIISREGPVLSSAERSQLIRRVVDEALGLGVLEPLLADASITEIMVNGPDSIFVERAGRVEQLPMRFASSEQLMQTIERIVSTVNRRVDESNPMVDARLPTGERVNVIIPPLSLTGPTLTIRRFPRAYTLPELIGLGSLDEQMLMLLAAFVRARFNVIVSGGTGTGKTTLLNALSGLVPSHERIITIEDSAELQLQQEHVIRLESRPANVEGKGQITIRDLVRNSLRMRPDRIIVGEVRGGETLDMLQAMSTGHDGSLATVHANSAEDALMRLQTLGSMSEVMIPFEALKDQINSAVDVVVQLARHVDGTRRIAEIALLVSHGREQFRIATVSRYVSRPTGPDRVVQGYFEHLPVPRPVVEKLYLANESLPPAFGVAEVLDVLETRQAIG